The Exiguobacterium aurantiacum DSM 6208 genome includes a window with the following:
- a CDS encoding ABC transporter permease/substrate-binding protein translates to MNTIQSFFSYFAGNTDQIGTLLLEHLQLTVFAVSLAVLIGVPLGIVILRIPRLAKPILGLTSVVQAVPSLALLGFLIPFIGIGSTPAIIMVVLYSLLPIVKNTYTGLSSIPGDTLESAKGIGLTDRQILSKIQLPLALPIIMAGIRISAVTAVGLMTISAFVGAGGLGYLVFAGIQTVDNNQILAGAIPAGLLALLIDFVVSRIEYKVAPNGIVLADGRMKKKTRRSKKVVKPAIVIATAFALLLGGSIYAFTREDDTIVIGSKNYTEQAILGNMVADLIEEKTDLDVKRQLNLGGTQVAFSALRTGEIDAYVEYTGTLFVDVLKQEVDNDPDAVYEQVRTQMQDRFDIRTLDPIGFNNTFAIAVKQEDADKYNLSTVSDLASVSDELVFGPTIEFSNREDGYLGLKEAYPFNFADVKPVDGGLRYTALMNGESQAIDGFSTDGLLKRFELVVLEDDQQFFPPYYAVPIVNEKTLTEHPELADVLNLLNGKITDEVMQELNYLADVEKQRPEKVARDFLVREGLLTD, encoded by the coding sequence ATGAACACGATTCAATCATTTTTCAGTTACTTTGCGGGCAACACCGACCAAATCGGGACGCTCTTACTCGAACACTTACAATTGACCGTCTTCGCGGTCTCACTCGCGGTACTGATCGGTGTCCCGCTCGGCATCGTCATTCTTCGTATCCCGCGCCTCGCCAAACCGATCCTCGGTCTGACGAGCGTCGTTCAAGCGGTGCCAAGTCTCGCCCTGCTCGGTTTCCTCATCCCGTTCATCGGCATCGGGTCGACACCGGCCATCATCATGGTCGTCCTCTACTCGCTCCTCCCAATCGTGAAGAATACGTATACGGGACTGTCGAGTATTCCTGGCGACACACTTGAGTCGGCCAAAGGAATCGGCCTGACCGATCGTCAGATTTTAAGCAAGATCCAGTTGCCGCTCGCCTTGCCGATCATCATGGCCGGTATTCGCATCTCGGCCGTCACGGCCGTCGGGCTCATGACGATTTCGGCGTTCGTCGGGGCAGGCGGACTCGGTTATCTCGTCTTCGCCGGCATCCAGACGGTCGACAACAACCAGATTCTCGCTGGTGCCATCCCGGCCGGTCTTCTCGCCTTGTTGATCGATTTCGTCGTCAGCCGCATCGAGTATAAAGTCGCCCCGAACGGCATCGTCCTCGCCGACGGCCGCATGAAAAAGAAGACGCGTCGATCGAAGAAAGTCGTCAAACCGGCTATCGTCATCGCGACAGCGTTCGCTTTACTTCTCGGTGGCTCAATTTATGCGTTCACACGTGAAGATGACACGATCGTCATCGGCTCGAAGAACTATACGGAGCAGGCCATCCTCGGCAACATGGTCGCCGATTTGATTGAAGAGAAAACAGACCTCGACGTGAAACGCCAACTCAACCTCGGCGGGACGCAAGTCGCGTTCAGCGCCCTTCGGACCGGAGAGATTGACGCGTACGTCGAATATACGGGCACGCTCTTCGTCGACGTCTTGAAGCAAGAAGTCGACAACGACCCGGACGCCGTCTATGAACAAGTCCGGACGCAAATGCAAGACCGCTTCGATATCCGGACGCTCGACCCGATCGGCTTCAACAACACGTTCGCCATCGCCGTCAAACAAGAGGACGCCGACAAATACAACTTGAGCACCGTCTCCGACCTCGCCTCGGTGAGTGATGAGCTCGTCTTCGGTCCGACGATTGAGTTCTCGAACCGGGAAGACGGCTATCTCGGCCTGAAAGAAGCGTATCCGTTCAACTTCGCGGATGTGAAACCAGTCGACGGCGGCTTACGTTACACGGCGCTCATGAACGGCGAGAGTCAGGCCATCGACGGTTTCTCGACCGACGGCCTGTTGAAGCGGTTCGAACTCGTCGTCCTCGAAGACGATCAACAGTTCTTCCCGCCTTACTACGCCGTTCCAATCGTCAACGAAAAGACACTTACCGAGCATCCCGAGCTCGCGGACGTGTTGAACTTGTTGAACGGTAAAATCACGGATGAAGTGATGCAAGAACTGAACTACCTCGCCGACGTCGAGAAACAACGTCCCGAGAAAGTCGCACGTGACTTCTTGGTCCGCGAAGGACTTCTAACCGACTAA
- a CDS encoding ABC transporter ATP-binding protein, which yields MIEFKQVKKTFKTTTVLKEMNLTINKGELVVFIGPSGCGKTTSLKMINRLIEPTEGTIIVNGQDTRKMDPIELRRQMGYVIQQTGLFPHMTIRENIQLIASLEGHAEQDMDARTEHLLRMVGLDPDQFIDRYPSELSGGQQQRIGFARALMNDPEVILMDEPFSALDPVTRNDLQEELFNLQEEVKKTIVFVTHDMDEAIKLADRICIMRDGEIVQFDTPEQILRNPKDAYVESFIGKNRIWNSPEYIKAKDIMITDPVSISGKRTVLQAIEIMRSRKVDSLLITDRDHVLKGLIKLKDVHGIQDKTRRLEEVMNVDYAFVSSEDSLLDILDVMNTSDQGYLPVVTGPTLEGLITRSSLLSVLSEQFMQEEETV from the coding sequence ATGATTGAATTTAAACAAGTGAAAAAAACGTTCAAAACGACGACCGTTTTGAAAGAGATGAACCTGACGATCAACAAAGGCGAGCTCGTCGTCTTTATCGGCCCGTCCGGTTGCGGCAAGACGACATCGCTGAAAATGATTAACCGTTTGATTGAGCCGACAGAAGGAACGATTATCGTCAACGGTCAAGATACGCGGAAGATGGACCCGATCGAGCTTCGCCGCCAGATGGGGTACGTCATACAACAGACCGGCCTCTTCCCCCACATGACGATCCGTGAGAACATCCAACTGATCGCAAGCCTCGAAGGACACGCCGAGCAAGACATGGACGCCCGCACCGAGCACCTGCTCCGCATGGTCGGTCTCGACCCAGATCAGTTCATCGACCGTTACCCGAGCGAACTGAGCGGTGGCCAGCAGCAACGCATCGGTTTCGCCCGCGCCCTCATGAACGACCCGGAAGTCATCCTGATGGATGAGCCGTTCAGCGCCCTCGATCCCGTTACCCGTAACGACCTGCAAGAAGAGCTGTTCAACCTACAAGAAGAAGTGAAAAAGACGATTGTGTTCGTCACCCATGATATGGATGAAGCGATCAAGTTGGCCGATCGCATTTGTATCATGCGCGACGGGGAAATCGTTCAATTCGATACACCCGAACAAATTCTTCGTAACCCGAAAGACGCGTACGTCGAATCGTTCATCGGGAAAAATCGGATTTGGAACAGCCCGGAATATATTAAGGCAAAAGACATCATGATCACCGACCCGGTATCGATCAGTGGGAAACGGACCGTCTTGCAGGCGATCGAGATCATGCGCTCACGCAAAGTCGACAGCCTCTTGATCACGGACCGGGACCATGTCTTGAAAGGTTTGATCAAACTAAAAGATGTCCACGGCATCCAAGACAAGACGAGACGGCTCGAGGAAGTCATGAACGTGGATTACGCCTTCGTCTCGAGCGAGGACTCGCTCCTCGATATATTAGACGTCATGAACACGAGCGACCAAGGGTATCTCCCGGTCGTCACCGGTCCGACGCTTGAGGGACTCATCACACGTAGCAGTCTGCTTTCCGTCCTCAGTGAGCAATTCATGCAAGAGGAGGAAACAGTATGA